A genomic segment from Malus domestica chromosome 05, GDT2T_hap1 encodes:
- the LOC103436539 gene encoding uncharacterized protein: protein MEGNRNLKRPFFEDDSSGKPPAQKRVRFPKGKKARPEDETALKSIPAEAIGPTPAAAATDPRAAAKERAKRRSQITTELFTEDAAGVVSDVSAAEVTYKDYEDFVEDGIRIEPFNLNKEREEGYFDANGNFVEYANKNEVKDAWLDSIEVATKYAGKDVVVTKDYDDVQDLSSDDIGKIKRRIADVLEPGETVLHALRRLKGTPKNKKEKMSAETKIVFDQLTEDAMNLMDNGESNVYHEKKEIFEREAEGYESLARARREPTSISAYQERSVLGMEWESSSDVTNPGAPSSILPETAVATSSSNATTVEISSNGDDAFDMFAEDDEHAIAKPSEGSNVISGPNSYCVSSPSSNNLNNYSENGVLQNDYVFDESSGYYYSSSLGYYYDPSTGLYCSASSGLWYSFNEETGIYDEIHQTTTTVS from the exons atggaaGGCAATCGGAATTTGAAACGTCCCTTCTTCGAAGACGACAGCTCCGGCAAACCTCCGGC GCAAAAGAGGGTTAGGTTCCCCAAGGGGAAGAAGGCGAGGCCGGAAGATGAAACGGCACTCAAATCCATACCTGCTGAGGCCATTGGGCCGACTCCGGCGGCGGCGGCGACGGACCCTCGGGCCGCCGCCAAAGAGCGTGCCAAGCGCCGCAGCCAAATCACAACTGAGCTCTTCACTGAAGACGCTGCAGGCGTTGTCAGCGATGTCTCTGCTGCCGAAGTTACTTACAAG GATTATGAGGACTTTGTTGAGGATGGGATTCGAATTGAACCTTTCAACTTGAACAAGGAGAGGGAAGAAGGTTATTTTGATGCAAATGGAAATTTCGTTGAATATGCCAATAAAAATGAAGTCAAG GATGCATGGCTTGATAGTattgaagttgctacaaaatATGCTGGAAAAGACGTTGTAGTAACAAAAGATTATGATGATGTCCAAGATTTATCTTCTGATGACATTGGGAAGATAAAAAGACGTATTGCTGATGTGCTTGAACCAGGAGAAACG GTTCTACACGCTTTGAGAAGATTGAAGGGaacacctaaaaacaagaaGGAGAAGATGTCAGCTGAAACGAAGATAGTATTTGACCAGTTAACTGAAGATGCCATGAACCTGATGGATAACGGTGAATCCA ATGTTTATCATGAGAAGAAGGAGATTTTTGAGCGTGAGGCAG AAGGATATGAGAGTTTAGCTCGGGCAAGAAGGGAACCTACATCTATTAGTGCATATCAAGAGAGATCTGTTCTCGGCATGGAGTGGGAGTCCTCCTCTGATGTAACAAATCCTGGAGCACCCTCTTCAATACTGCCGGAAACTGCTGTGGCCACATCCAGTTCTAACGCAACCACTGTAGAAATCTCAAGTAACGGTGATGATGCATTTGATATGTTTGCAGAAGATGATGAACATGCAATTGCTAAACCTTCTGAAGGAAGTAATGTGATTTCTGGCCCTAATTCTTATTGCGTCAGCTCACCGTCATCGAACAACCTAAACAATTATTCAGAGA ATGGAGTTTTGCAAAATGATTATGTGTTTGATGAGTCTTCtgg GTACTATTATAGCAGCAGTTTGGGATATTATTATGACCCATCTACAGGACTCTATTGCTCCGCTTCATCAGGGCTATG GTACTCGTTCAATGAGGAAACtggcatatatgatgagattcACCAGACTACAACCACTGTGAGTTGA